The Silene latifolia isolate original U9 population chromosome X, ASM4854445v1, whole genome shotgun sequence genome contains the following window.
AAATTCTGGTTACGCAACTGCTACTAGTCCTCCTAGATCCACAGAAACTCGGACCGGAAAGTGTTACGTTAGTTCGTAGactaaaaaaattatttaattatAAATTCTGGTTACGTCACTGCAGGTAGGCCCCACGGTAAGCTCGAGGTAGAAGTCACAGTCCGTGAGCCGCGGTACCAAGCCCCTGACCCGTACCGCGCACCGCCATACGGTGTAACCCGGGATACCGGATACGGAACAGCTCCATCATCGTACGCACCGCCTCCGCCAGGTGTGACCAGGGATACTGGATACGGATCGGCCCCACCGTATGCAGCGCCTCCGGCTGGATACCCGTATGGCCAACCGAGTTACGGTCAGCCAGGGTATGCACAGCCGGGTTATGCTCAGCCTGGGTACGGGCAGCCAGGTTATGCTCAACCTGGGTACGGGCAGCCGGGTTATGCTCAAGGCGGGTACGGGCAGTCAGGTTATGCTCAACCCGGGTATGGGCAGGCGGGGTACGGGCAGGGGGTGGTAGttgaggagaagaagaagagtaaGTTTGGAGGAATGGGGACGGGATTGGCTGTGGGTGCGGTAGCAGGGGCGTTAGGTGGACTTGCATTGGTAGAAGGGTTCGATGCATTGGAAGATCATGTGGCGGATGAAGCCGCGGAGAGGGTGGAGGATGATCTTGGGGACGGGGATTATGATGGCGGTGACGATGGTTGGTGATCATCGTTTATTCTTTTGACATGTACTAGCGGAACTGAGGCCGCTAAGGCCTAAGGGGTTAGTAAGGACTGTCGTTAATAATTGAAACTAATAGTTGAAATGTATGTTATTTTTCATCTATTTCGACTTATTGTAATACTAATTCACCATTTACAAAATTTCCGTCTTCCAAACCATAAATTTTGGTTCCGGTTATAGTTGAAATGTATGTTGATTTTCATCTATTCCGACTTATTGCAATACTAATTCACCATTTACAAAATTTCCGTCTTCCAAATTACAAATCCAATAAATTTTGGTTATGCCATGGGCTATCGGCAACGTACAAGAATTTGTGTGCGATTATTCCAATTTGCCAGTTTATTTTCTATTATCGTTTGATTGACCGGTTGCAAACTCGGGCTAATTGTTGTTGCGGAATAAAGTTGAATTCAATGGTCCAAGGAACAGAGTAC
Protein-coding sequences here:
- the LOC141618316 gene encoding uncharacterized protein LOC141618316: MASRYEVEVTITSAKDLKNVNWRHGPNKPYAVAWVDSERKVSTRVDEEGDTCPRWDQTLTIPLDRPIHDATLYIDVVHAYAESDTKPLIGSAKLPLREVVDEAGFGSRFSRSLKLKRPSGRPHGKLEVEVTVREPRYQAPDPYRAPPYGVTRDTGYGTAPSSYAPPPPGVTRDTGYGSAPPYAAPPAGYPYGQPSYGQPGYAQPGYAQPGYGQPGYAQPGYGQPGYAQGGYGQSGYAQPGYGQAGYGQGVVVEEKKKSKFGGMGTGLAVGAVAGALGGLALVEGFDALEDHVADEAAERVEDDLGDGDYDGGDDGW